In Syngnathus acus chromosome 5, fSynAcu1.2, whole genome shotgun sequence, a genomic segment contains:
- the LOC119123461 gene encoding protein FAM107B-like isoform X1 codes for MEKEKGSSAEAWTHGKTDECPDNEISYKVAVLCSASAYDETPAHRGRTAPAASCSYAPPPNYSTDLRDHDDLIKPRKLLNPVKCSRSHQELHRELMTCCKRSSGGVRVESNKPELERVLECRRRDRLLRERKLEEEARRKISPLEAELRKRHQALEEMELEQQKGERDKLMAPEFVKVKENLRRTSCAGKEEKQV; via the exons ATGGAAAAGGAAAAGGGCTCATCGGCAGAGGCATGGACGCACGGCAAGACTGACGAATGCCCGGATAATGAGATTTCCTACAAGGTGGCCGTGCTTTGTTCTG CTTCGGCGTACGACGAGACGCCAGCTCACCGGGGAAGGACGGCACCCGCCGCTTCCTGCAGCTACGCGCCGCCGCCCAACTACTCGACGGACCTCCGTGACCACGACGACCTCATCAAGCCCAGGAAACTCCTCAATCCCGTCAAGTGTTCCCGGAGTCACCAGGAGCTCCACAGAGAACTGATGACCTGCTGTAAACG AAGCAGCGGGGGCGTGCGCGTCGAGAGCAACAAGCCAGAACTTGAGCGAGTCCTTGAGTGTCGGCGGCGCGATCGACTGCTGAGGGAACGGAAACTGGAAGAGGAAGCCCGCAGGAAGATTTCGCCCCTGGAAGCCGAGCTCAGGAAGAGGCACCAAGCGCTGGAAGAG ATGGAGCTGGAGCAGCAAAAGGGCGAGCGTGACAAGCTGATGGCTCCCGaatttgtcaaagtcaaagagaACCTGAGGAGGACGTCGTGTGCTGGCAAAGAGGAGAAGCAAGTCTAG
- the LOC119123461 gene encoding protein FAM107B-like isoform X2: METAVEPSLRDCASAYDETPAHRGRTAPAASCSYAPPPNYSTDLRDHDDLIKPRKLLNPVKCSRSHQELHRELMTCCKRSSGGVRVESNKPELERVLECRRRDRLLRERKLEEEARRKISPLEAELRKRHQALEEMELEQQKGERDKLMAPEFVKVKENLRRTSCAGKEEKQV, from the exons ATGGAGACAGCTGTGGAGCCTTCTCTGCGAGATTGCG CTTCGGCGTACGACGAGACGCCAGCTCACCGGGGAAGGACGGCACCCGCCGCTTCCTGCAGCTACGCGCCGCCGCCCAACTACTCGACGGACCTCCGTGACCACGACGACCTCATCAAGCCCAGGAAACTCCTCAATCCCGTCAAGTGTTCCCGGAGTCACCAGGAGCTCCACAGAGAACTGATGACCTGCTGTAAACG AAGCAGCGGGGGCGTGCGCGTCGAGAGCAACAAGCCAGAACTTGAGCGAGTCCTTGAGTGTCGGCGGCGCGATCGACTGCTGAGGGAACGGAAACTGGAAGAGGAAGCCCGCAGGAAGATTTCGCCCCTGGAAGCCGAGCTCAGGAAGAGGCACCAAGCGCTGGAAGAG ATGGAGCTGGAGCAGCAAAAGGGCGAGCGTGACAAGCTGATGGCTCCCGaatttgtcaaagtcaaagagaACCTGAGGAGGACGTCGTGTGCTGGCAAAGAGGAGAAGCAAGTCTAG
- the LOC119123461 gene encoding protein FAM107B-like isoform X3 produces MPSAYDETPAHRGRTAPAASCSYAPPPNYSTDLRDHDDLIKPRKLLNPVKCSRSHQELHRELMTCCKRSSGGVRVESNKPELERVLECRRRDRLLRERKLEEEARRKISPLEAELRKRHQALEEMELEQQKGERDKLMAPEFVKVKENLRRTSCAGKEEKQV; encoded by the exons atgc CTTCGGCGTACGACGAGACGCCAGCTCACCGGGGAAGGACGGCACCCGCCGCTTCCTGCAGCTACGCGCCGCCGCCCAACTACTCGACGGACCTCCGTGACCACGACGACCTCATCAAGCCCAGGAAACTCCTCAATCCCGTCAAGTGTTCCCGGAGTCACCAGGAGCTCCACAGAGAACTGATGACCTGCTGTAAACG AAGCAGCGGGGGCGTGCGCGTCGAGAGCAACAAGCCAGAACTTGAGCGAGTCCTTGAGTGTCGGCGGCGCGATCGACTGCTGAGGGAACGGAAACTGGAAGAGGAAGCCCGCAGGAAGATTTCGCCCCTGGAAGCCGAGCTCAGGAAGAGGCACCAAGCGCTGGAAGAG ATGGAGCTGGAGCAGCAAAAGGGCGAGCGTGACAAGCTGATGGCTCCCGaatttgtcaaagtcaaagagaACCTGAGGAGGACGTCGTGTGCTGGCAAAGAGGAGAAGCAAGTCTAG